The proteins below are encoded in one region of bacterium:
- a CDS encoding PTS sugar transporter subunit IIA translates to MKLTSLFGRCLVSTELKSRTAEESISEVVDYLSESRKIRNKDEILNKLLERERMQSTALGGGVAIPHARIDGLREPLAFVGISQPGTEFAAHDGAEPVHLVIFFITPLAESETHLKILSQISSMVQNRSLVNAIINSGTREGLCHVLGLDEMERQGFINLTREEIFRELETTEQGLHGGHLRPGRAAKMGGPAIEQPTESGIITRIGHCRPWEKGINLFIDIKDESCRIFIYQGQQG, encoded by the coding sequence ATGAAACTTACTTCACTATTCGGGAGATGTCTGGTAAGTACGGAATTAAAATCCCGGACAGCCGAAGAGTCGATTTCAGAAGTCGTTGATTATCTCTCCGAATCCAGAAAGATCAGGAACAAGGACGAAATCCTGAACAAGCTTCTGGAGCGGGAAAGAATGCAATCCACTGCCCTGGGAGGAGGAGTGGCCATCCCCCATGCCCGGATCGACGGTCTGAGGGAGCCGCTTGCTTTTGTCGGCATCTCCCAGCCGGGGACAGAATTTGCAGCGCATGATGGAGCAGAGCCCGTCCATCTTGTCATTTTCTTTATCACTCCCCTGGCGGAAAGTGAGACCCATTTAAAAATCCTTTCTCAAATCAGCAGCATGGTTCAAAACAGGAGCCTGGTAAATGCGATCATCAACTCCGGCACCAGGGAGGGATTATGTCATGTGTTAGGGCTCGATGAAATGGAGAGGCAGGGGTTCATCAACCTGACCAGAGAGGAGATTTTCCGGGAGCTTGAGACCACGGAACAAGGATTACATGGTGGCCATCTTCGGCCCGGAAGAGCTGCGAAAATGGGTGGCCCGGCGATTGAGCAACCGACGGAAAGCGGGATAATAACCCGCATTGGGCACTGCCGCCCGTGGGAAAAAGGGATAAATTTGTTTATTGACATAAAGGATGAATCTTGTAGAATATTTATATATCAGGGGCAGCAAGGGTAG
- a CDS encoding rhodanese-like domain-containing protein encodes MEKKLSGPPFVLCIVIVAAFIMILYLSLHDVEAFTLITAQEAYTMLSTGEADLLDVRTLEEYTFVGSPALEAGGEPPGYLIPWKLFGGLDDNGQVIYKDNPDFDALVEQTFGSNKDRALIVMCAVGIRSTAAARRLEQRGFTRVYEIDNKLRELTANPGGHGGFQGANYLGESGAYNGYRGYPGRLPAGPGPASIKVAIASDLIEHENDSVSWMDTGLPVTQKIDPKKIPKLKKTEPGHESSASGSGNASSSISCPASAYPNGQSIASSLPLFGGSPFQALSYSSAQFPSFQSLSWYQSPSVKSDFSGTGYLPTTSQPDQSRTDQSLFQNPFQNSPYQAYLGQSQYQQPVFLDLSSFYPVPKRY; translated from the coding sequence ATGGAAAAGAAGCTTTCAGGCCCGCCGTTTGTTCTCTGTATTGTCATAGTGGCTGCATTCATCATGATCCTGTACTTAAGCCTGCACGATGTCGAGGCATTTACCCTGATCACTGCCCAGGAGGCATATACCATGCTGAGCACCGGCGAGGCGGACCTGCTCGATGTCAGAACCCTGGAGGAATACACCTTCGTGGGAAGCCCTGCCCTTGAGGCCGGAGGTGAGCCCCCTGGTTATCTCATACCCTGGAAGCTGTTTGGCGGCCTCGATGACAATGGTCAGGTAATCTACAAAGACAATCCTGATTTTGATGCCCTGGTCGAGCAAACCTTCGGCAGCAACAAAGATCGTGCCCTGATTGTCATGTGCGCGGTCGGGATCCGAAGCACCGCGGCTGCCAGACGCCTTGAGCAGAGGGGGTTTACCAGAGTTTACGAAATTGACAATAAGCTCAGGGAATTGACTGCCAATCCCGGTGGCCACGGAGGATTTCAGGGGGCAAACTATTTAGGTGAATCCGGTGCATATAACGGCTACCGGGGCTATCCGGGAAGGCTTCCTGCCGGTCCCGGCCCGGCTTCAATCAAAGTGGCCATAGCGAGCGACCTGATCGAACACGAAAACGATTCCGTGTCCTGGATGGATACCGGACTTCCGGTAACCCAAAAGATCGATCCCAAAAAGATCCCGAAGCTGAAAAAGACCGAGCCCGGCCATGAAAGCTCTGCTTCAGGGTCTGGAAACGCTTCCTCTTCTATCTCCTGCCCGGCATCTGCTTACCCGAACGGACAATCCATTGCATCCTCGCTGCCGCTGTTTGGCGGTTCACCATTTCAAGCCCTCTCGTATTCATCGGCGCAATTTCCTTCATTCCAATCTCTTTCCTGGTACCAATCTCCTTCAGTGAAATCTGACTTTTCAGGAACCGGCTATCTCCCAACCACCTCTCAACCGGACCAGAGCCGGACGGATCAATCGCTTTTCCAGAACCCGTTTCAGAATTCACCATACCAAGCCTATCTGGGGCAGTCACAATACCAGCAGCCTGTCTTCCTGGACTTGTCTTCCTTTTATCCAGTACCGAAAAGGTACTGA
- a CDS encoding PIN domain-containing protein: MSDLFADTSGWGHLIDQTQCYHPLAATTYRMARQQGRKVITANYIIAELATLLNRPLHVPRSLMIAFIEGLKASPYVEIVNVDSSLDEEAWQLLKSVRDKEWSLVDCASFVIMKHRGILEALTSDHHFDQAGFIRLLKS, encoded by the coding sequence ATGTCAGACCTTTTTGCCGATACCTCCGGATGGGGTCATTTAATTGACCAGACTCAATGTTACCACCCACTGGCTGCAACCACATATCGAATGGCCCGTCAGCAAGGGCGGAAGGTTATAACTGCTAACTACATCATTGCTGAATTGGCGACGCTGTTGAACCGTCCACTCCATGTTCCCCGCTCCTTAATGATTGCATTTATCGAAGGACTGAAGGCCTCACCATATGTTGAAATTGTGAATGTGGACTCTTCTCTTGATGAGGAGGCATGGCAACTCCTTAAAAGTGTTCGAGATAAGGAGTGGAGTCTTGTTGATTGTGCAAGTTTTGTGATCATGAAACACCGTGGTATTTTGGAAGCCTTGACATCCGATCATCACTTTGATCAAGCTGGCTTCATTCGCTTGCTGAAATCATAA